CGACCTCCAAAACCGTGACTGCAACCTCGGCCACATCCGACTCACACGTCGATACGAGCGAGCAGTCTGGTCACAGTAACGAACTGGACTCACGCCAAACTGATACTGAGACACCCGTCTCGACCGAGAACGCCGACAGTCCTGAATCGGTTGGAAGTACTGCGAACGATACCGAGAACGGTACTGAAACTGAACCGAGTGACGGGAGCGATGGCGCTGACGACTCCAGGGATGACGATAGCGATGGGAGTAACGGGAGTGATCTGTTCGATAGGCTTCGGCGAGGACGGAGATGAGGGTCTTTACGGATACTAACTACCGTGAGCATGGGGCCCGCGACCTCGTCGAGTACCTCGACAAAGAGCAGGGCCTCGAAAATCGCTTCGGTGAGCAGATGACCGAAGAGGAAGTTACGGCATTCATCGAGAAATCCGAGGAGTACGAGTTTGAGCGCGAAATTATCCTCTCACCCTCGAACGGGAGCGAGCTCTCGGACGAGCAGTTGAGCCTGCATACCCGACAAGTGATGAGCGAGTTCTGTGAGGGCCGGAACACGGCGACATACTGTTATGCAATTCATCGCGATACGGACCACCCACACACGCAGGTCGCGGTCACGGGCACGAAACGCGACCTCTGGATGGACGTCGAAGACTGCGAGGACCTCCGTGAATGCGCGACCGAACACTTCCACGACCACCACCGCGAGCTCACGAACGAACTCGGCGAGCAATTTGAAACCGAACTTTTGCAGGAAGCCGACTTAGCAATGGACACCGAGCTACACCCAGACCAAGACCACGATCAAGATTGGAACCAGGACGCCGACCACGCAGATGAACAGCAACAAGGGCAGGCACAAGAACAAGGGCAAGACCGAGGTCAAGCGCAGAGTCCGGGTGTCGACCGCGAGCGGACGCGAGGGCCTGAGTCGTGACGACACGAACAGGGTCACGCTCAGGGTCAAGCGCTGGTTCTGGGTCGTCGTCCGGGTCGTCCTCAGGGTCAGGGTCGGGGTCGGAGGCAACCTATGAGCATGATGAAGTTGAGATATTCTTCATCATCGCGCTGGTGTCAGCCACGGCACTCCTCATCCCATGGATTTACGCGATTTTGGAGCGCGCGAATCTCTCCGGACTAAAATTCGAAGGATTGCACCGGAGTCGTGCTCTCTGGGTCCTTCCCGTGTTCTATGGGTTCGGCGCCCTCGGGACCGTCCTCCTGTTTCCGGCGCACCTCCAGTTGTTCTGGGCATTCCACATCCTCTTGCTCGCACAACTCGCCGAACTCGCCATCCACGCAACCGGAAACTTGGTGGGAATGTCACTCCCGCTCGTCGAGCAGTTCACGCTCTGGCGTGTCGGCGGCTTCCTCCTCCTATTCGTAGGGACGGTGCGTGCTGGTCTGTGGTTTCGGACGTGGGATACTGCTCGGGAGTGCCGCCGCCACATCTCGGATGGAAAGTATGTGCTGCCGTTCCGCCAGCCCTCGGACTCAAGCGAACACATGAGCCTGAAGCGGTTCGTCCCACTCGAGAAAGACCGCTCACTCCTCGTGCTTGGCGAGACCGGTGCGGGTAAGACCGAGACGATGAAGCTGTTCGTCCATCAGATGCGCGCGAAACTAGACGAAGCGTTCGTCGTCTTCGACTACAAGGGTGAGTACCGCCAGATATTCACAGAGGCACAGGGCGAAGAGAACGTGATTTGCTTGTCTTCACGGGGTGAGACGGTGTCGTGGAACCTGTTCTGTGAGATCAAGTACGAGCGAGATATCGAGGAGATCGGGCGAGCGCTCTTCCCCGAGACAGATGAAGGTGAATTCTTCGAGAATGCGGCCCGCCAGTTGTTCGTCGCGGTCGTCACCTACCTCCATCGGGAGGGCCTAATGAGTAAGACGGTGCCGACGAACGCGGATTTAGTGGCGTTCGTCGAGCAGACTGACAAACAAGAGCTGTATGAACGATTGGCCGAGTATCCAGATTTGGTTGCCGCGGCGTCAGCAATCGATCCTGATGCCGACCGCCAGGCAGCGGGTGTCTACGCGAATTTCCAGCAGGTGATTGCAGACCTCTTCCGGGGTGACCTCGCAGATGATGGCGAGTTCTCGATCCGAGAGTACATGGAGGACCCACAAGGCCGGACGTTGGTGTTGGACTTCCCGATTACGGAGGGTGAGGCGGTACAGCCTGCATTCCGGTTTTTCATCGACTGGGCAGCACGATTCGCGCTCTCAGACGACCGGAACACGTACTTTGTTCTCGACGAATTCGCACGGCTACCAAAACTCCGGAAGATAGGGGATCTGATTAACGCTGGTCGAAGCCGGAATACACAGCTGTTGTTGGGAGTGCAGTCAGTTGCGCAACTCAACGATACGTATGGTAGAGACCGCGCAAGCGCGCTGTTGAGTGGGTTGGTGCAGTCCGTAGTGCTACGGGTTGGCGACAAAGCGAGCGTCGACTACACGCGTTCCCAGATTGGTCGCGAACACCAGCATCGGTCGGTGCCAGTGCGTGGGCGCTCAGGGCGGTCGGTTGGTCGCCAAGAGCTCACGAGCGAGACGCATCCAATTGCAGAAAACAGTTTGCAACGGCTTGGGGATGGGGAAGCTATCGTCATCACCTCGAAGGGCTGGATACGCGGCCAGATTGCGCGCTTCCAAAAGGTTCGGAGTGCACTCGACCGAGCGATTGACCGCGAGCCAGAATAGTAGTCGACCGCTGAATTCAGGATTCAGCTGACCAAGCAAGTAACCATGGGAATGTTTCCATAGTATTTTAGGGGTCCATTCTTCCGTCACCGAATATACGTCTCTACGGTCTCAACGACAGTATCGACGAATTCCTCCGTGACTCGGCCTTGCCACGTGATCAGGTCCTCGGTACGAGGTGAGTGGATAGCCCACGGGGAAACGAACGACTCCTGTGGGACACCACCAGTCTCCCAAACGTCAGACTGTAACGAAATCGAATCGGAGTACTTCTTCGTCGAAATAGCGACAGCCACATATTGCTCTTCACCGAATGGATGCGATTTATTGTTGACGATCAGCCACGGTCGTTGGCTGTCTTCGCCCAACTTGAACGGGTCCGAACTCCGGACGACATCCCCTCGTTCCGGTTGCATCTATTCGTCTCGCTCGCTGGGATGGGTTTCGTCCGGAGTGGCTGTGTCCCACTCTTCGGGATCGATTCCTCCATCACCCTCATCAAGCCGTTCAGTAATCGAATGAAGGGTATAGGCGTCCGCTACCCGGTCGAGATCGTTCGTTATCGCCCAGTACTCTCCCTTATGCCTGACAAGATTGCGTTGTTTCAGCCGTGAGAGGGCTGTTCCGACTGTATTCGGATCTTCGTCGGTGCCAGTAGCGATTTCCGAGCGAGTGAACGCCTTATCCCGGTTCGCGTACAGATACGTGAGTATCTGTTCTGGCACGCTCGGACCGCTTGGGAGTTCCCCGCTCTCAAACTCCTCGATGCGAACAGGCATATGCTGTACTTGACGTGCCAACGTAATCAATGTACGGGTGTACTCTTAGTGACGCAAGTTGAGGAAGAAGATCCAGGGATACGACGCCAAAGACGACGATAACGCATGGCGTACACCCATATCAGTATGGTTGCATCTGAATGGGCATGAAGAATCACGTATAGGAGATGAATCATGAGCGCGAGGGACGCTCTTAATCCACCAACAGAGGTCCGAGTAGTCGACGATTTCGCGGCTAGGCTGACGCCGTCGTCAGCACCAGACTTACTCACCTCGTCTCCTCCACTCGCTACTACTCTCTATTAACGTGACGGGACTGCCTAGTCTCGCCAGTACAAATAGGTTGCTTGCACATGGGTTGTGTATAGTGCGTTAGATGTGGATGCTCTCTTGAGCGTGGGTGCTGACGGGCATCCCTATGTGTGGGCTGACGACGCTGTCACTCGCTGTGTCGAGGTGTGCTTCGAGAGGAATGCGTCGTGTTGTTTGAGCATACGTCCATGCCGGTCATGGTCAAAGAACGTCACCGTGCCTTGCGAGAGTTGTTCAAGCCGCCTGCAGGCTCGGTACACCTGCTTCCACGCGAGGCGTTCATCACACGCCGTCGAGAGTAATGATTTGAGCGAGTCCGCAGTCTTCAACAGTTGACCTTTCGGGGTGGTGGTCGACCACTCCTCCCAATGCTCGAAAAGCACGACTGCACGCCGATCACTCGCCGTTACGTGGTCGTCCAAAGCATCTTCACCGATTGTCGCGAGGCGTTCAATTGGCGTCCACTCATCCGTCGGTTGCTGGTCACTCGTAGTGGACGAGGAGTCGCCTGTGTTAACGCTATCTTCGAGGTCCGCGATGTCGTCGTTCGCGCTCTCGATTCCCATGCCAAGCGCGTCCAAACGCTTCTCATGGCTGGTCTGGTGGGCCTCGAGGTCCTCGACGCGGTTTTCGAGAGTTGAAATCTGCTCGTCCTTCGCCGTGAGTGCTGATTCGAGTTCCTCGATGCGGTCAACGTACTGGGAATCCTCTTCAGGATGGTCAAATGACTGTGTAGTATCTTCTTGACTATGGGAATTGTAGGCGTCTGTGCGGCCGGCATTCGCATTAGATTCCTGTGTGATTTCTTCGATGGTAGAATCTTGCTCGGTCTGCTTGCGTGCTTGGCGCTCGCTCTGGAGGTCACTCCGGAGTTCCTCAATCACGGTTTTTTGGCGGTCTATGGTTGCTTGTTGGTCTTCGAGGTCGCCTTGGAGGCCTTGGACCTCGGTGTAGAGGTGGCGGATCTCCTCGGTGAGTTCCGCGATAGTCATTGTAGACACAGATGTCTCGGAGTCTATTTCAGACGGCATGCTGGCTCACCACCGATTCACTGACTGCATTGGGACCTGAGAGAGATTGGCGAGGCGATTCAGCTAGTCGTGCGGGGGATTCAAGTCCCCGCGTCGTGATTGCGTACATGGCTTCCGTACCAGACTTACGGAGGCTCACGCGGATCCGATGGCCTAACATCGGGGTCCGCTTCTTAGAGGATCCATCAGCGAGCGACAGGTCCGTGTGTAGCTTCCGTAATACTCCATTTGCATGGGGGTGCGATAAATCTTGGTCATTTTTGGCTCACTTGGGCCAATTATAACCAATAAACTTTCATATTCTCATTCGCCGGCAGTATTCAACAAGAGAGTGTCTGACGTGCCAGGGAACGTAGATTGGGAAAATAGTGCTACACGACCAGTTTTGAATCTCCTTGATGAGTCTAATGTAGCCATCTCGCCGGGCGGAATAACCCTGAATCTGGAACAACAGATGCAGCGACCGCCTTCCCGTTCGACAGTTACGAGGGCGATTGAGCAATTACTGAAGAGAGAGCTAATCGAAAAACCTGACGAGAGCAAGACCTACTATCGGATCACAGAGAAAGGTCGGCAGTATCTCGCTGGAGATCTCGACATAGGAGAATTAGAAGGCGACGAAAAGTGAAAGTCACACAGTAAGACAACTTGACCCTCAACCAAGAGGAATCAAGGCGTCTTAAGCTTTCGGCGGATGCGTATGATCCTCTTGACGCTCCGGGCGTGTGGCACCGACACGTTGCCTTCGGTGAAGTCGATACCACTGCGTTCGTCGTCGGAGACCAGGACCTGTCCGCCGTCGGCCGTAACACTGTCGAAAAACTAGTCGAGGGGTCCTTGACGAACGTGACGGTCCTACGACGTTAGTCGTTGCCCAAAGCAATGCACTCAGGATGGCTCTCCCGGTAGTCATCGGTGACAGTCCGGCCGAGTAAACGAGGTTGTGGCTGCGCGCGCAGCGAAGCGAGCACGGAGCGGTGGGTGGGGAGGCGGGCGATGGGTGGATGGTATCGAAAAAGAAGGAACCGTCTGTTCCGCTACCCCAGTCTTACTCCGTCGCGCTCATGTTTGAGCACGACCGCGGGCGCTGCTCGGCCGTACCGGGCTTCGTAGGCATCATGCAATTCACGGGAGTACCGCGCAACCACACCCTTGGAGGTCGGACACACCCTGCTCGCCGCTTCTGCCACCTCCGCTTGAGTCACAGTCTTTCCATCGGTCAACCGATCTGCCGCGTACACAGCCGCCCCAGCCACAGCCACTCGCGACGTGCCTGGTCCGACTGGCTCAACGTCCGCCAGCTCAAGCAGATGTCGTCCAACTCGTGCGAACTCCAAGACCGTCTCCACGTCCAGTCCATCGAACTCGGCCAACACGTCGTCCAACGCCTCGCCCTGCACCGGCGCATACTCATTCACCACCTCACACTCGATCCGTATCTTCCGCGCGGCCGCGCACGCTCGCTCATGCGTCGACTTCGCGTACTCCGCAACCACCTCCGTCTCCCGAGGGAACCCTGCCCGTCGCGCCGCCAACAACACTGCGCCCGCCGCCAGCGACTCCCAGGCCATCCGCCCGCCCGGCAATCGCCGCTCAGCCGCCTGCTTAACTAGTATCCCAGCATCCGCACACACGTACGTTGGGAGTCCGACGTTCTCACCGACGCTTTGGACGTCCCGAAGCGCCTCATTCAATCGCCGGTCGCGCGCCTCCATCCGCTTGTCCAACCGCCGAAGCCGCCCAAGCCGCCGCTTTTTCTCCGCCGAAAGTGGCCGACCACGTCCATCTGTCCCGAGATTGAACTGTGACCCGAGTCCCTGCCCAACCCGGAACACCGTCGTCGGCTCAACCGCCCATTCGACGGGACCGCCACGCCGCCGCGGCCCGTGCGCACTCGGCGACACACCCTGATCGATGTCGTCCGTCCGAACTACCAATCCACAGTCGTCACACACCGTCTCGATACCGCCCGCAACGAGTTGGCCCTTACATTCCGGGCACTCACTCATGTCTACCGCACTATACGAACCTTCATTACCGAAGCTGTCGCTAGTACTCATTGCTGTTTAGTTCCGAAGGCGCTCCTCCTACGGCGTCTTCTCCGAGAGACTCACTCCTACCTGAGTCACAACTCTACACCATCCTACGGCTCGTCTACTACGTTCTCGCTCGCGCCTTCAGTGCAGTCTGGGCGCGAGCGAGAACGACACGCGAGCCCACACAATCAAACACGCGCGCCGTCTCGCCCGGAGCGAGCGGCCAGGTTTAAGCCGTTTTCGCGTCCGTCGACCAGCGGGAGACGCAACCGAAAGCGCGCTTAATGCTGGCGTCGAAACCACACGCCCGGACCGGTGACCGAGCGGTGCGTATCGGTCACCGCACGCCCGGACTGGTCGGTCGCGAGCGACGCGGAGGTCTCGTGAGCGAAGCGAACGAGACATCGGTGAGCTTGCTCACCGGCAGGCGGCACGCGGCGCGCGGGTGGACGGGTTCGATCAACTGCATCAGCGCTCTCGCAATGGAGTATCGCCACTACCGTACTCACAGGTCGTTTACAGCGAGAATAGTTCTTAGATTCCCGGACGTATCGCTCTGTGGCGGCGTTGGCGTAGATTAAAGCAGATGGGCTAGATACGTAGTGTATGCTTGAGTCCGTCGTTGGTGAGTGGCTGGCAGGTCTTCGTGCGGGCACCTGCGGTTTGTCGTCGGGACGTGGGCGGTCAGCCTAATGTTCTATTTCGTACTGCCACGGTATCTGTTTCGAGCCCAATGGCTGTTCGCGGACATAACCGGAATCGACCTGTTTGGAACACGGAGTACACAGACACCAGCAGTTCGCGCTCTAGACAGGGATTCACCGGAGCCGTATACGACCGCAGACTTGGTGAAGATGGAAGATCGTGAGACGACAACGGCACACGAGCACGCTCAAAGAATGCTCGAATCGTGTGTCGTCGCCCCGACGGTAGAGGAGGCCGTGTTTCGCGGGCTTCCGTTACTTATCGCTACGATGCTCACAGGACATGTTGTGGCGGTCCTCCTCGTTGCAAATGCAGTATGGGCGTACCTGCACGTCGTGTACGGGCGAGCAACTCACATGGTGCCACATTTTCTCGGCGGGCTTTTGTCGGTGTATCTCTGGTTGCACGGACTGGGCATCCTTGCGGTCATCGTCCACGCGATGCACAATCTTGCTGTGTTAGTATTCCTCCTTGGAACGGACATGAAACAGCGTCGCAATCAAAAGGTGTTCTCACCGGGCGAGGAATATGAGGTCACAGTCAGTAGAGGTCTCCCCGACGACCGGAAGCTGTCTGAAGCAGAGACGGCGGATGGGCGTACGCTCAGAGTCGCGGATGTCATCCCTGACGAAGAGTGTCGAGTCCGGGTTGCAGCAAAGCTCGGGTGGACTGGATATGCATATCCGCTTGCACGGTCGGACGAAGACAAGTGGCAGGAGAGAACTGACTAGCACTTTTGGAACGCTCGAAAAGTGCGGAATGGCGATAGATGAGTCCTTGCTTAATGCAATATCGCCACGCTACGCCAGCGCATTTAGATTCACGAAACTATAGCACCGATACCCGGCCTTTTTGTTATCTGTCTTGGATGTCTGGCCTGTGAGCCACAATCATGCTGATCCAGATGCTACTGGACAACTCCATCACGTCGAACTCGATGCCTCCGACCTTGACGCATCGGTAGCTTTCTGGGGCTGGTTACTCGACGAACTCGGATACGAGGTGAACAACAACTGGGACAGCGGTCGTTCATGGATCAATGGACGACGTACGTTGTACTCGTACAGGCCGACAACGCAGACCACCCATTTGACCGACAAACGGCTGGACTGAACCACCTCGCATTCCACGCTGGCTCTCGCGAGCAGGTCGACGAACTCACCGTGGGTATTCACGAGCGTACAGATGCAACCCTTCTCTACGGGGATCGCCATCCCTACACTGGCGGCTACTACGCGCTCTACTGAGAAGATCCAGAAGGAATGAAAGTCGAGGTCGTCGCCCCTGAAGAATAGGACATGCTATCTGGTACGCTCTGATACTTCGATCGCACCGAGCGCGTTTACTCATGGGGCTTCGTTTTAACCAACACTCACAAAGAAGTAGGCCAGATTGTTGGTTAAGTTCTTGTCCGAGTGTTTGCTCTTGTTGACGGAGTCAGTCCTCGCTTTATTGTGGTAGTTGAGCACTCCTTGGTGGCAGTATAGGTTTACTGGAAATGGTGGGGTTCGGCCGTAATGGCAGTTACGCTGGAACAGTATCGTTATCCGCGACGGGACTGAATTTCCAAATAAGATTCGAGTTGTATTCTCGTGATGATATGGAGGACACACACCGTCTCGCAAGTGTCAGCCGGTAATAGGGCAGGTCACATTTTTTGCTCTTACTCGGTTGGTTGC
The nucleotide sequence above comes from Halorussus limi. Encoded proteins:
- a CDS encoding type IV secretory system conjugative DNA transfer family protein, producing the protein MTTRTGSRSGSSAGSGSSSGSSSGSGSGSEATYEHDEVEIFFIIALVSATALLIPWIYAILERANLSGLKFEGLHRSRALWVLPVFYGFGALGTVLLFPAHLQLFWAFHILLLAQLAELAIHATGNLVGMSLPLVEQFTLWRVGGFLLLFVGTVRAGLWFRTWDTARECRRHISDGKYVLPFRQPSDSSEHMSLKRFVPLEKDRSLLVLGETGAGKTETMKLFVHQMRAKLDEAFVVFDYKGEYRQIFTEAQGEENVICLSSRGETVSWNLFCEIKYERDIEEIGRALFPETDEGEFFENAARQLFVAVVTYLHREGLMSKTVPTNADLVAFVEQTDKQELYERLAEYPDLVAAASAIDPDADRQAAGVYANFQQVIADLFRGDLADDGEFSIREYMEDPQGRTLVLDFPITEGEAVQPAFRFFIDWAARFALSDDRNTYFVLDEFARLPKLRKIGDLINAGRSRNTQLLLGVQSVAQLNDTYGRDRASALLSGLVQSVVLRVGDKASVDYTRSQIGREHQHRSVPVRGRSGRSVGRQELTSETHPIAENSLQRLGDGEAIVITSKGWIRGQIARFQKVRSALDRAIDREPE
- a CDS encoding relaxase/mobilization nuclease domain-containing protein, whose translation is MRVFTDTNYREHGARDLVEYLDKEQGLENRFGEQMTEEEVTAFIEKSEEYEFEREIILSPSNGSELSDEQLSLHTRQVMSEFCEGRNTATYCYAIHRDTDHPHTQVAVTGTKRDLWMDVEDCEDLRECATEHFHDHHRELTNELGEQFETELLQEADLAMDTELHPDQDHDQDWNQDADHADEQQQGQAQEQGQDRGQAQSPGVDRERTRGPES
- a CDS encoding transcription initiation factor IIB family protein, whose product is MSECPECKGQLVAGGIETVCDDCGLVVRTDDIDQGVSPSAHGPRRRGGPVEWAVEPTTVFRVGQGLGSQFNLGTDGRGRPLSAEKKRRLGRLRRLDKRMEARDRRLNEALRDVQSVGENVGLPTYVCADAGILVKQAAERRLPGGRMAWESLAAGAVLLAARRAGFPRETEVVAEYAKSTHERACAAARKIRIECEVVNEYAPVQGEALDDVLAEFDGLDVETVLEFARVGRHLLELADVEPVGPGTSRVAVAGAAVYAADRLTDGKTVTQAEVAEAASRVCPTSKGVVARYSRELHDAYEARYGRAAPAVVLKHERDGVRLG
- a CDS encoding CPBP family intramembrane glutamic endopeptidase; the protein is MFYFVLPRYLFRAQWLFADITGIDLFGTRSTQTPAVRALDRDSPEPYTTADLVKMEDRETTTAHEHAQRMLESCVVAPTVEEAVFRGLPLLIATMLTGHVVAVLLVANAVWAYLHVVYGRATHMVPHFLGGLLSVYLWLHGLGILAVIVHAMHNLAVLVFLLGTDMKQRRNQKVFSPGEEYEVTVSRGLPDDRKLSEAETADGRTLRVADVIPDEECRVRVAAKLGWTGYAYPLARSDEDKWQERTD
- a CDS encoding MarR family transcriptional regulator encodes the protein MSDVPGNVDWENSATRPVLNLLDESNVAISPGGITLNLEQQMQRPPSRSTVTRAIEQLLKRELIEKPDESKTYYRITEKGRQYLAGDLDIGELEGDEK